One part of the Candidatus Woesearchaeota archaeon genome encodes these proteins:
- a CDS encoding Lrp/AsnC family transcriptional regulator translates to MEKQSFPEIEQSKKDLLVYGPHHKFDKFDKAIMKALNENARQSLADISKKVGLSRDAIRNRITKLIKDKVISNFKPILNPPAMGFPIINYVFISLHNPTEKEEKKFISYMKSHKNITYVGSIIGKWDFIIDVMAENPGKFNDVMKELRQNFADLIKDYEIYGVLEEYKYEEIAGLLS, encoded by the coding sequence TGAAATAGAACAATCAAAAAAAGATTTACTGGTTTATGGTCCGCACCACAAGTTCGACAAGTTCGACAAAGCCATAATGAAAGCACTGAATGAAAATGCCAGGCAAAGTCTTGCAGACATTTCTAAAAAAGTTGGCCTTTCAAGGGATGCAATTCGGAATCGCATAACAAAGCTGATAAAGGACAAGGTTATCTCAAATTTCAAGCCAATCCTGAACCCTCCGGCCATGGGATTTCCAATAATAAACTATGTCTTTATTTCTTTACATAACCCGACGGAAAAAGAGGAAAAAAAATTCATTAGTTACATGAAAAGCCACAAAAATATAACTTATGTTGGAAGCATCATAGGAAAATGGGATTTCATCATAGATGTCATGGCTGAAAATCCGGGGAAATTCAACGACGTTATGAAGGAACTGAGGCAAAACTTTGCGGATCTGATAAAGGATTATGAAATTTACGGCGTGCTTGAAGAATACAAATATGAGGAGATAGCTGGGCTGCTGTCGTGA
- a CDS encoding methyltransferase, producing MKLTKSGIAILLSKLHQFRLPKFVDEQYETDSEIASTILWNAFMAGHVDEKVVADLGAGPGILGIGGGLLGACKVYFVEKDERVIDILKQNIETTRKDLANFPFEVIFDDIRNFRTKVDTVFQNPPFGVKRRHADRIFLEKAFEIADVVYSLHKSESTEFLQKFAEQHGFQLVSEQKFSFPLKNTMKYHTSRIKRIGVSCYTFKRK from the coding sequence ATGAAATTGACAAAATCAGGCATTGCGATTCTTCTGTCCAAATTGCACCAGTTCAGATTGCCCAAATTTGTCGACGAGCAGTATGAAACTGATTCTGAAATTGCATCAACTATTTTGTGGAATGCTTTTATGGCCGGGCATGTTGATGAAAAGGTTGTTGCGGACCTTGGGGCCGGGCCTGGCATACTCGGCATCGGCGGTGGGTTGCTTGGCGCCTGCAAAGTTTATTTTGTTGAAAAGGATGAGAGAGTGATTGACATCCTAAAGCAGAACATTGAAACAACCCGGAAAGACCTGGCAAATTTTCCGTTTGAGGTCATATTTGACGACATAAGGAATTTCAGGACAAAAGTTGACACGGTTTTCCAGAATCCACCTTTTGGCGTGAAAAGGAGGCACGCTGACCGAATTTTTCTTGAAAAAGCCTTTGAGATTGCGGATGTGGTGTATAGCCTTCACAAAAGTGAAAGCACTGAATTCTTGCAGAAATTCGCAGAGCAGCATGGCTTTCAGCTTGTTTCCGAGCAGAAATTTTCTTTCCCCCTGAAAAATACCATGAAATACCACACTTCGAGGATTAAAAGGATAGGCGTCAGCTGTTATACCTTTAAGAGAAAATGA